The genome window TTTctagctcggctcgactcggctcCACTTGTATTTGTttgcgaacaagctcgtgttcagttcgttagttaacgagcacgagtttgaacacaatttttgttcgataaaaaagctcggctcggcttttcagaaaaaaaaaattaaagctcaaCTCGGTTCaatcaaaactcggctcggctcagcTCGTGAACAGCCCTAAAGAGAGGAGTATCACTCCCCCATTATATACTCACTAGCTCGTTTAGGGCACCGTATGTATAAGACCTCGACGTACCGCATTCAAGTTTTCATGTACGACCGGCGAGGCGACCCctaagagcaagcccaacagctgtctcaaatgatgtcctaagtcattatttaaggcatttgatcaaaaatattgctccaacagtgtcctagtgatgccttatatcactaggacaagcTCTTCAAGCCCTATTAATAGGGCACCTCTCTCTTTGCCCtatccaatattttaatataaaatcttctacccactctctttctctctctactttatattgtttttggtGATGAAAGagaatctttaataataaaatattaaacatatattaaaaataaggcacattgttggagttgaacttaGATAaacatgtcctaaatcactaagacatcatattttatattacatttGAGGCTCCAACaaagacactgttggacttgctctaactacACGGCCTCCGTCCtgtcataattttaaatgatatttgtcCTTTTAAACTAGATGGGTCCAGAGAGAGTCTTATTGTTTTCCTGTTGCAGCTAAAACAACGCTGAACGCTGGgggatttttattttcttttttcatgGTTTTCATAATCTTCTTTCTGAAATcctttcaaaaatcaaactcagttttataaataaaaatttcattctctatttcacatttctatttcatttctttttaatCAAGTTTTATATGTTTGTTTATTATGCTTTTTCATGTCAAATTTTGTTCATAAATTTTCAATTCCAGATTTTAGTTTCGTTAAGAAATGCGAAACACACTACGCCATAGATGACTTTTCCCAACGTTTTAGCCTGCTGTTGCCGTTGCTAATTGTTGCAATAGGTATGTTTGTTCTTCTCTAATACAACAATATTCTAAAGTGTTACCATAGATATTAAGAAATGTTATAATaggaattttaaattaataaaattaatattttaaatgttataataagtaaaattctaaaaatctagaaaaaaattactttaacgAAAGTCTAGATTAAAACCcggataaattaaaaaaattaaatgtatttgGTATATCTATTTAATGGTCAAACTATCAAAATACCGCTGACTAAAATAAGTATTGTCtcatattaacattttattttagaaattttaaaaaagaaataaaaattttaaatttattgacgtatcttttatttaatattataatatatgataaatataataattaaaatagaaaacttACAAACACATAGCACTAAGGCGAAATGTTGAGCGGGCTTCTCCCCCCAAACAAAAACCAAATTACTTTTAGTTTCCCTCTAACACAAAAACATACACAGACATACgctcaaaacacacacacacagacggACGCTCTCTCTCAGACTCTCTCTCGAGCTCCCTCTCTCGGCTCTCTCTCTAGCTCTTCACACTCTTTCTCGAACTAAACTCTATCACGAAGAACAAATCGAAGAATTGGTATTTGAATACGCAGTTTTGTGGCTTCAATTAAAAGGTTGTTAttgtttattttatgattttgcagGTGATTAGAGCTTTAAATTGTTGCTTCAACTCATTTTCTTCGATTAATTTGTAAATTCTTACACATTTACACTTCTGCGATTAATTAGGGCTTTGTCCTCTTAAAAGTAgcttttattttgatatttcagGTGGTGATTAGAGTTCCAAATTTGGGGCTTCTAGTGTAGAGCTGTCATTAAGGTAAATTGGAGTTTGCGTGGAGCCTGTTCGATTGCATCTTGTTCAGTGCAGTTACTGGTGTTTCCCCACACGCTACTAACCTGATTGTAAAACAGGGTACAACGATATTAAGTCACTACATGAGAGCTCTGGTGCATCCATTCGGGTTCTTTCAAATGGTATATTCTAGTTTTGAATAGTGCTATATGGATTCCTATAATAGTGTTATATTTCTAGTTGCAACTTACATGCTTTTCTTTTGAATGTTTACATGCTTctaattgaaataataaattgtgTTAACTTTTAATTTGGGAAGTTACtatgtatttttaaaatgaatgtGCTATCTCTGAGGTATGTTAAGACACTTTGACTCTTTTTGATCACCGTCTATCTTTTAGTATATTGTTTTTGTATTGATTAAGTTGCCAGATTGAGGAGTTTATTTATTGGATCAGACATTACAAGAACGCAAGGATGAATTTTGGTTTCTGCAATTTTCTTATAACGGAAAATAGTTGGCTTCATCCTCCAAAGATCAGATTGCTCTTCTATGGGAGGTACTTACCATGCTCCTTACTACATTAATAATTCTTTGGGTGACTGGATTATGGAAAGGATCTATTTGATGTTATCTATGTATGTGTGATTGCATATTCAGAAGGTCGGTACTTGATATAGACTTATATTTACAGACTTAAAATCTTCCTGTCATGAACTCTAAAGACGAACTCTAAAGACAGACTTGTAGTCATGTCATGTGTGGTCATTTTTTGGATTAATGTAAGCTAAAACAGAGGAACCTGATGAATATAGAAGAATGAATCATTTGCTTCAGAGAAGAGTGAAAAGTTGTAGTCATTTTAACTTATTTAGGGACACTGTTTTGGGACGACTGGTAACGAAACATTAGAATCTTAGTAATTGTTGGAATTAGCTGTCAGCAAATCTCATGCCCACACTTTCTCTATTTCTGTTACACAAAGCTTCAAACATTGATTTCATGATTTTTTAAACTTTCATATCAAAGTATACAACTTCCTTTGTTCTGTTCTTGTAAGAAACAAACTGGCTGTCAGAATTTAGAGCAGTTCTGGTTTCTACATATTTGTCAGACAACTAATGTTTCGCCTCCACTAACCGTATCTGAAATTTTGTTGTTGCTTCTTTGTAGGTCACTATATGATTCAAAAGTTATTCATTCGTTTCTTTTATGTCACTAtatgttcttatttttatgCAAAACTTAGCACTCTGAAAATCCTTGTTGTGATTTTTATACTGCTTACTTAAAAGTCACAGAAAATGAGAAAATTTGTCCGAGTTATGGAGACTTAGGCAATTACATTATCAATAAATTTCCTTCTGGTCCGAGTAATCTAGAGTATAAAATCTCCTCTGGTTATATTGATATACTAGATTCCGCTGTCATTCTTAAACTTCAAGATCGTTAGTACTTAAATAACATGTTTTTCTTTTGGTAGATAGGAGGATTTCTCCAAGGACAGTAAAAGATTTGAAGGTAAATAGTGGTGGCAGAATTTTAGAGAACATTTGATGGTTGTACTTCTCAAGGTAGAGGAGATCAAGAATGGAAGACTTGCAGCAATGCTTGTGATGCTCGGATTATTTATGCTTTGTTAAATGTTGGCATTCAGTAGTAGGGATGTATATTTTGGATGTTGATATTGGAATGTAAGGAAATCTCTGTATTCAAACCGTACCTTtcaatttgataatttaaaaattattgatgTAGCTATAAAATGTGTTGTggtttatatttattgttattatttgttaaaagCTGCTGCATAAACTGTTGCCTTTGCTGGCTAAGGCAACGCCGAAAATACTAACAGCCCAAAACCGTTGCCATTTCACATTTTCAGCCTGTTGCAACAATTTATGGGCCTCTGGCTACGTTTTTGAAATGTTGCTAAAAGCCATCTATGGCATAGTGACAGTGAATACTAATGAGGAGTTGGACTCGGTTGATGATGATCAAATTCCGAATGATCACATATATTTAGTAAACAAAATTGTTTTAGGCTGTTTATTCTTTTTGGTCATCAATGATTGGGAAgtgtttatcaaataaattttcttaattagCAAACCATGATTGAACTTTAAATTTCCAATACTAAGCAGCAAAACAAAAGCAGTCATATCAGGATGCACGTTCTTCAAATGTCTAAACAATGAACCCAATAGATCATATGAAATTTACTCATTTAAATTTTCATTAGCTAAACTTGCTTCGTCAAATCCTTAAAGCACACTTTATTACGTGCACatgaaatacataaaattttcattagCTAAACTTACTTCGTCAAGTCCTAAGTATTTGGAGACTTGAGACTTAAAGCACACATAATTATgcaatacataatatatatataattttcattagcTAAACCTGCTTCGTCAAGTTCTCAGTGGTCGGGGACTTTTGGCCGTTTGTGTTTTCTCCATTTTCAGGCTTCTCATCGTCACTTTTATGGTCACTTTTATAAGAAGCGTAAATGGCTATAGCCACTGAAACAACATAAATGAGCAAAGCAAACCCAACAAGCACGCCAAGAACCACCACGGCAACCGTGGATTCTGCACACCCACACGAGAGCAACCCGACTCGAATTTCAATTATGTACACAATTGAAAGAGACACCGAAACTATCCCAGCAACTGACGCGCATGCAGATAACGCTAACATGAACTCCTTCAAATCAAGATGAGGCCTCGTGAAGGCATAACTACCAACTCCGTCAAGGTAGAGATGAAGCTTAAGTACCTTGGCAACAATGCTTGACAAGAGGAAGCAAGAAAATGCGATAACTTCAGAGAGAACAAGCTTTTTGGCTTCTCTAGGACCTGCACGACACTCGTGTCTCGAATCCAGGCTCTTAATGTCTGGCGTAGCCAAGGATAAGCCCACAAATACAGCTATAGTGAGTAGGGAATTCACGTTGACAAGATCATCCAGGAGTTTTAGATGAACATCTTTTACATCAAGTTCTTCTGTCTTCTTTTCGGCTTTACCCATGTCAAGGCCTTTGTTTGCAGACCAGCTTCAATTCTGAGAAGTAAATCTGAAAGCACAAGAACATATTTAGGAAGATTGTTACCATTAGAAACCAAAATATATTGTACACAAATTAAGAAATATTTGTGTTATATGGAACATACCTTGTCACACTAAGTGCTCTGGATGAGTGAAGTGTAGTGATGAACATCAAGTCGTGAGTGACGACTTAAATAGCTGAGGAAACagttcataaaaataattatttcatcGGATTGGTTGGTGTGATGTGAAAGAAATTAAAGAACGAAGGCCtactaattaattaatgaaTCCACGGGATCAGGTATATAAGTCAGAAAGTGattaataacttttttttacatgtatagtactccctctgtcccatttaattgtatacgttctttttaactgttcgacatgcatttcaatgctcttataaaatatagttccgtaacttatttttgagattttctttttctgaataaaaatataacatccaaactttaattcagaaaaaataaattttaaaaataaattacacaactacaatttacaggagcattaaagtccgtgccgcgtccccgtccaccaatgtatactactcaagGGAGTATAAATAAGCTAATTCTCAATGAATTATAAGCAGGCAAAATTAGTTTTGACCAAACTGCACACTCTATAATTCTTACATTGTCTTCTTGTTTCCAGAGTTTTCAATCTGGAAGAACACATGGTTACAAGACTATGACCCTTATCTGGAAGAACACATGGCTAGggctgtcaaacggataattcggatacggatatgcctatatccgtatcctTATCCGCAACTGTCGGATtcgaatacggataatatccgctttatttcggatacggataatatccgctttttccCGGATACGGTTGCGGATATTTCGGACGGATGTCGGATATTTTTGATGATTATACcgtattgatgatgattttcgaacaatttttttatgactaagctcaaatgatacctttatatatgtataaagtattttagtatttgtatgattatataaattttgtataaatgtattatttaatgcatatacacacactacaagctaataacataaaattttaattacgtataattatatattatataatttaaatatcatatatgtatttagtttcggattcgaatatcacggattcggatacggataatatccgctttttctcggatacgaaaaatatccgctttttctcggatacggtggcggatttttcggacggattcggatttttcggatttttttgacagccctacaCATGGCTAGGAGACCCTTGATCTTTTGTTTGTTTATACATCTTACCCCACGTCACTATTGCGCGTCACTGAGTGCGTCAAATTTGTCTACTTCAATATTAAGCCCTACAGTGTCCCTGCTTTCAAAGTTGTTAGAAGTCTACCAGATAcaccctccgtccccctcaattgtttacattgtagggggacacggagatcaAGACAAtgaatgaaaaatgagtaaagttagatgaaaagtgggtaaagtggtggaacctatcaatatttaataatagatttgagattgtagaggaaagtagtgagtgtaatagtagtttttatcgtttaatactccctttgtcccagtcaattgtatacgtttctttttcactgacacgctttttaaggctcttataaaacatagttccacaacttatttttaagattttttttttgtataaaaatataaatgttatacttttatacaaaaaaagaaaatcttaaaaataatttacagaactatactatattgaagcattaaagtccgtgccgcgcccccgtcccccagtgtatactattgactgggacggagggagtatgagatagtgggataagatagttggtgtaatgatgaaaaaaacatactatttatagtaacataaagaaatgagagggatatcccaaaatagtaactgtaaagaaatgagaggaacaGAGAGGAGTATTATAATCTgaaatttagcaaaaaataaaGAGTAAAGCTACCGGTCCTCGGTGACGGTAAGGGAGAAGAGGTCGTGGCACACAAGATGTTGGTGTTGTGGTAGAGCTCTTGTACCCCTTTGCGGGAGGTCGGGAGTTCGACTCCCCAtgtgtgcgtgtgtaatcaattaacaaattaaaaaaaacgtgGCACACAGCTTTAGTTCTCTCGCAaagtttgattttataatttatttttaaaaaattttccgAATAAAActtaaacatttaaatttttattctggaaaaaaattaaaagataagttataaaactatattttataaaaaaatttaaaatgtgtgtcagtGAAAGAGTATATGAATGAACATGACAAAGAgagtactccctctatttttaaatataagtcgcttgactttttgacaTACACTTCTATATGCTTTGACCGTATAGTTAAaatcaatattatttataattttttttaataaaaatatgtgattaatattataattcaaaaaattcattttagaaaataatgattttagctatgcaatcaaaaaatttagaagtgtgtgtcaaaaagtcaaacgacctatatttcaaacgaacggagggagtatatatttaagTGAAGGATACCTACTACATCTAATTAATTAGAAGAAATAACGCTTCGCGTGATTGAAAAAGATTAttcaatataattcttttaaagaTTTATATGTTAACGATTTTCAGCTACTTTTAGTTTGATTTTATGGTTAAAacatatgaaaatatttataaataattgaaatatttcactatatttcaatataattcaaattttgaatatttaaaaatggtCAAGAAATGCGAAAGAGTGAATACCAATGAGGAGTTGGACGGTTGATGATGATCAAAATCCAAATGATTACAAATCTTTGGTTACAACAAAATTGTTATTTCtaggcctttttttttttttatatatttcaaaattttttcaaaataaattttgtcaTATGAAAATCACCCCACCATGACCTCCATCTATTATTCcaaatttattacttaaatattaatatgttcCACCACTTTAtctacttttcttctttttttcattACTTTACTTTATACATTTTTGTTAATCTTTGTGTTCAATACTTCAATACAAACTATATATTCCAGAAGACGGAGGGAGAATCAATGATGGGTAAGTGTTTATGCAGTCAAACCTCCTATAAATTGTTCTTAGCGAACCATGATTAACCTTGAATTTCCAAATGCTAAGCAGCAAAACAAAAACAGTCAGGATGCATGCACCTTTCTTCAATTGTTGAAACAACGAACCCAATAGATCATATGAAATTGCTGAATTTAAATTTCCATTAATAGCTGAACTTGCTTCTTCAAGTCCTTAAAGCACACTTCATTATGTGTACATGAAATACATACAATTTTCATTAGCTAAACTTCCTTTGGCAAGTCCTTAGTACTCGGGGACTTGAGGACGTTTTCATTTTCTCCATTTTCAGGCTTCTTATGGTCACTTTTATAAGAAGCGTAAATGGCTATAGCAACTGAAACAACATAAATGAGCAAAGCAAACCCAACAAGTACGCCAAGAACCACCACGGCAGCAGTGGATTCTGCACACCCACATGACAATTTGCCGACTCGAATTTCAATTATGTACACAATCGAAAGAGACACCGAAACAATCCCAGCAACTGACGCGCATGCAGATAACGCTAACATGAATTCCTTCAAATCAAGATTCGGACTCGTGAAGGAATAATTACCAACTCCGTCAAGGTAGAGATGAAGCTTAAGTACCTTGGCAACGATGCTTGACAAGAGGAAGCAAGAAAATGCGATAACTTCACAGAGAATCAGCCTTTTGGCTTCTCTAGGACCTGAGCGACACTCTCGTCTCGAATCCAGGCTTTTAATGTCTGGCGTAGCCAAGGATAAGCCCACAAATACGGCTATAGTGAGTAGTGAATTCACGTTGACAAGATCATCCAGGAGTTTTAGATGAACTTCTTTTACATCaagatcttctttcttcttttcctcGTTACCCATGTGAAGGCCTTTGTTTTCAGACCAGCTTCTGAGAAGTAAATCTGAAAGCACTAGAACATATGTAGAAATTTTGTTACTgttattataaacaaataaataatttatacacaATAGTTAAGATAGATTTGTTTTAAACGGGATATACCTTGTTAGTTGTTACAGGGGCTCTGAAATCTGGATGAGTTAAGTTTAGTGGTGAACATGAAGTCGTGACCAACGACTTAAATAGCCGAGGTAAACGTCCATATGATAAATTTCATCAGATTAGttggtgtgaaaaaattaaaGAACGAAGGTCTACTAATGAATGAGTTGACCCaaccaaattttatatatcaagtTGTGTATCACTTGCGTgggaatttttatattaattcctTACAATTGTATCAGAAATCTTCGCAGTGGTTAGTTGTTAATAGGTCGATATGAACTATTCGATATCTCAACTTAAATCTGgttcgaaaatatgatacatatctcataTTTGTTTTGAAAATGATCTAGATCtgataaaaaagttaaaatcagTTGATATATGATCCTCGATATGAGCACTCCTATATCGCTTGGATTAGATTTCATATAACTTTTCATAATATAATCCTACGTACCCAAATACCTGAATATGATCTATTATTCATGTTCAATTCGAacttatatacatattatatttttagggTCAAGGATGCAAGGGAGAGAAGAATTATAATGTTCCAATTTCGACCATTACAACGCAATATTAGTttggtttatatatttatgaccaatattttattaataaacccAATTAACAATATTTATCACTATTTATCACTAGAAAATGTTGTGTTCTCCGTATCAActagttatatatatgtttgaattatattataatttaattttgttattagtCAATTTTAACttaaagataaatatatgtttaaaattatacaataatatgtatattgtataatatctagtatataaaataatataagtatattatatataatttaatatgatgTATAATAgataaagttatatatataatttcatattatataatatgtgtattgtatattttttagtatataaaaaaatatataagtatattatatataatttaatatgatgtataatatataaaattatatacaaacttAAATGCGAATTAATACTTTTACAAATATAAGGAGGTTTGTGTGTTCTGAGAGTGGACTCCTAGGTGGGCCTTGACAAGATATAAGTGGGGCTGAATGGACGGGGGTGGGCCCTATCGGGAAGGTGGTGAGGTAAAGTATTTGCTCTTGAGTTTGTCATAGGTCCTGTTCGGACTTCGGAGCATTAGTGAGGCATCAGTGAGCCCGAGATGGATTGAGTGGCGTCAAGGGTGGATCACGGGTGGGTGATGACAATTTGGAGGGGGTGATTGACATATAGtcctatttttttttagttcgcattttaagattcatattttgtggtttgtatttcatcattaatctatataatattatatattcggATTTATTTCGGGTTTCAGATCAGTATACCTAATATCTAAATTCTAATCTGAAAATTTAGTTCAATAAATCTAAAATTTCGGATATTGAAACGGATATGTGTATGATCCGGTTATTTTTACATCCTGTTCTTTTGTGGGTTTATGGTCAGATCTCAAGTTTCAATTTTAAGACACTTTCACAGAGTTGTTGCAAGTCTACCAAATACAGCAGTATAATTTAAAACCTAATCTGAAATTTTagtagaaaataataatatttctttaattgACTGAAGTGGCCGGCTACACTTATTCAATAGACTGTGATCCGCATGACAccgattttcaaatattttatttataatttattggtCCTTAGAACATCTTCAAGGTTAATATCTAAATTCATTAACTTTAATATTTGACGAAAGtgattatacaatttttttactaACAGTAAAATACATTCCATGGCTGTAATCGATACGGACTGTCCGATGTCTCGGTTtatatccggctcgaaaatatgataaacccgtataatatatgatcccggatatgagcacacctatacccgctcagatttggtctcatataacttttcataatatgatcctacccgaataccCGAATATGATtcacggttcatattcgattcgaactaatatacatattatactTTTAATCCATCACATTTGTAAttaaatagtcatcattttataaaattttaatatcttgtttaagtttatatcttcataaaatatgatttatttaatgtgataatgcttattatcttcatatatatttaataaacgATATATACCaactgttgtgagaggaattgatacaacacccccagaaccgtatagcacaattatagggatatctgttacaactacgaaaatcacggctagctcttaggggctgccgttaacataaactaaagaaatTCAAATgaaaaacaagtgtgtttaagggctgagcttgcaaagaaccaaacaacgaggccggaattatggaattccgtcctgcgattgcccggaaatgtacgccacaaaggttacacgtgcctctctttagagtgtagaactcgtgagtttATGAATCCGAAATTCGATCCCTTTGCAAGGTggctacataccctatatttataggaatcaagcccatgtagttcttgatttaggactctgaagagataagctcttatcccctttagtttaggataaaacagccttctttcaatAGTTATCCAGCggaatcccactccaagtaggtcatttgaagccttcatctttaaTATATATCCGAATATTTGCAccagatatgtatatatgttgtaattatctccaaataagcatgattATCCTTTAAATGGTGGATATATACcagctgatatactcccaatccacctccaattcgtcctcctagaaacaaggaataagagtcctgcttggagtttgcctgccgttctgcccaggcggcggaagccctgccagcggcatcccctaactgcaaccctgtagctgcaagccaggatgcgcttagcggtaacccctagcagagataacccctaaagcgccttcaggtgcaacctcATGCTGATGGCAGCCTCcattatgcttccaatgcaaATTCGTATACCTTCTTGAACACCTTCAATGGCTCGCCcaaccatggtgaagcccaataTCATTTACCAAATGACTCCAGTAAGCCCAAATGAaacccaaataatatgatgggctataaaataagcccaagaaattttatggcacaacactcACGTATTCAAGAACTTAAATTTAGTAAACACACGTGTGCATAATTAGATGGAGTATATACATCCTATTGTAAAACTGTGTGATGTTTCACTAAGCCCAAGTAAACCAAACAGCAGAAAACCCAAACTGGGGACTTTCATTAAGTGAACTAAATTGGTTATCAATACACAGATCTGTCAGTGTTTTGAGTAGTCGTCCATTATATCACTACTAGAAATTTCATTATTCCCAACGAAATATTATGTTGGCAAATCAAGAAAATCCGTTGGTAAAAGAGATTCCTAACGGAATGCCCACTGAACTGGACCGTTAGAGTATACGTTGTTGGGAAGCACCTCGCCAACCGAATTAGGTGTCCGTTGCTAAGTTAGCAACCGAGTAGTAACAATCTAGTAACAGACCTTTGTTTTGCAAAATAACAAAAGAAACACCATCCCACCAACAGAATATTTTGGTTGGCAATTCTAGCAACAAATGCCCAACGGGAAATCCGATGTTAAATATAGTCAAAATTGTTAAATTTAACAA of Daucus carota subsp. sativus chromosome 3, DH1 v3.0, whole genome shotgun sequence contains these proteins:
- the LOC108211661 gene encoding uncharacterized protein LOC108211661; protein product: MGKAEKKTEELDVKDVHLKLLDDLVNVNSLLTIAVFVGLSLATPDIKSLDSRHECRAGPREAKKLVLSEVIAFSCFLLSSIVAKVLKLHLYLDGVGSYAFTRPHLDLKEFMLALSACASVAGIVSVSLSIVYIIEIRVGLLSCGCAESTVAVVVLGVLVGFALLIYVVSVAIAIYASYKSDHKSDDEKPENGENTNGQKSPTTENLTKQV
- the LOC108213250 gene encoding uncharacterized protein LOC108213250 gives rise to the protein MGNEEKKKEDLDVKEVHLKLLDDLVNVNSLLTIAVFVGLSLATPDIKSLDSRRECRSGPREAKRLILCEVIAFSCFLLSSIVAKVLKLHLYLDGVGNYSFTSPNLDLKEFMLALSACASVAGIVSVSLSIVYIIEIRVGKLSCGCAESTAAVVVLGVLVGFALLIYVVSVAIAIYASYKSDHKKPENGENENVLKSPSTKDLPKEV